A stretch of the Candidatus Poribacteria bacterium genome encodes the following:
- a CDS encoding uridine kinase, with the protein MLQHQKVCSLVAIDGLGGAGKSTLARLLEEQLSTLGWVVTVVKHDDFYLPSNQRENQQARTIGRDFDWERLRDQVLTPIREGRAAHYQRYDWETDALAEWHTITTSDVVLVEGVYTMRCELTNLYDLKIWVECPRAIRLVRGIARDGEKARTIWEQDWMPQEDDYVKTHLPHERADLSINGARSYLPIDASG; encoded by the coding sequence ATGCTCCAACACCAAAAAGTTTGTTCGCTTGTGGCTATTGATGGACTTGGCGGTGCTGGAAAAAGCACTTTGGCGCGATTGTTGGAAGAACAACTCAGTACTTTGGGTTGGGTCGTGACCGTCGTTAAGCATGATGATTTCTACCTCCCCTCTAATCAACGTGAAAACCAACAAGCGAGGACAATTGGTCGTGACTTTGATTGGGAACGTCTACGCGATCAGGTACTCACTCCTATTAGAGAGGGACGGGCAGCACATTATCAACGGTACGATTGGGAGACAGATGCTCTTGCCGAATGGCATACAATTACTACCTCCGATGTGGTGCTTGTTGAGGGGGTCTATACGATGAGGTGTGAGTTAACAAATCTATACGATTTGAAAATATGGGTGGAATGCCCGAGAGCAATCCGTCTTGTCCGTGGTATTGCGCGAGATGGAGAAAAGGCACGCACCATTTGGGAACAAGATTGGATGCCCCAAGAAGATGACTATGTCAAAACTCATTTGCCTCATGAAAGAGCCGATTTGTCCATAAATGGAGCAAGGTCATATTTACCGATAGATGCCTCCGGTTGA
- a CDS encoding methyltransferase domain-containing protein: MNDEITIANRTHWEAEVIKKNGFTIPWLDLDKDDILRYAEDRLDPVPYHLYQIYPAYLLRDVAHKDVLCLAAGGGQQSAVFGLLGARVTVIDFTQGQLDGDIAAAKHYGYPVKTRRLNIRDLSAIEDASYDLIYQGPSMSWVPSVHEIYRGVSRIIRPGGQYRVDFGNPANHFWEWDGEFYRVTEPYSERISRHSDGAFDFRHYLSDIFNGLLDNGFQIERVEERAWTQPDINAAPGSWTHEMAYNVSFAVVAKKET, from the coding sequence ATGAATGACGAAATTACTATTGCCAATCGAACACATTGGGAAGCCGAAGTAATAAAAAAGAACGGCTTTACCATCCCTTGGCTCGACCTTGATAAAGACGATATTCTGAGATATGCTGAGGATCGCCTCGATCCAGTGCCGTATCATCTCTACCAGATCTATCCCGCGTATCTACTCAGAGATGTTGCCCACAAGGACGTGCTGTGTCTCGCCGCAGGTGGCGGGCAACAGTCAGCGGTGTTCGGTCTGCTTGGCGCACGTGTGACTGTGATTGACTTTACGCAGGGTCAACTTGACGGAGATATTGCAGCTGCGAAGCACTACGGCTATCCGGTGAAAACGCGTCGCCTCAACATCCGAGATTTGTCCGCAATTGAAGATGCTTCGTATGACCTCATCTATCAAGGACCTTCTATGAGTTGGGTGCCATCGGTTCATGAAATCTATAGAGGCGTGTCGAGGATTATTCGACCCGGCGGTCAATATCGTGTAGATTTTGGAAATCCTGCCAATCATTTTTGGGAATGGGATGGTGAATTTTACCGTGTCACCGAACCTTATTCTGAACGTATTTCAAGGCATTCAGATGGTGCATTTGACTTTCGGCACTATTTGAGTGATATATTCAACGGACTTCTGGACAACGGTTTTCAGATTGAGCGAGTTGAGGAACGTGCTTGGACGCAGCCAGATATTAATGCTGCGCCGGGAAGTTGGACACATGAAATGGCTTACAACGTGAGTTTCGCCGTTGTCGCGAAGAAAGAGACGTAG
- a CDS encoding N-acetyltransferase — MEELSIRKACTSDSEFIFTVKKAAYREYIERVWGWDDTYQQERHNKEFASHDFHIIQFRETDVGFFITSSTSDTLKVNQIFILPEYQGRGIGSACMTRIIDNANLEQISVVLQVLKVNTRGIALYQRLGFTIVGEDSIYFQMEKSPE; from the coding sequence GTGGAGGAGTTGAGTATTCGCAAGGCATGTACAAGCGACAGCGAATTCATTTTTACGGTAAAGAAGGCAGCATATAGGGAGTATATAGAACGAGTATGGGGTTGGGATGATACTTATCAACAGGAACGCCATAATAAAGAGTTCGCTTCGCACGATTTTCACATTATCCAGTTTCGTGAAACTGATGTCGGTTTCTTCATCACATCTTCTACTTCCGACACGCTCAAGGTCAATCAGATATTTATTCTTCCTGAATATCAGGGGAGAGGCATCGGTTCCGCGTGCATGACCCGTATTATTGATAATGCCAACCTTGAGCAGATATCTGTGGTGCTTCAAGTGCTAAAGGTCAATACCCGTGGTATTGCCCTCTATCAGCGGTTGGGATTCACAATCGTCGGTGAAGATTCCATATACTTCCAGATGGAAAAATCGCCTGAATAG
- a CDS encoding N-acetyltransferase translates to MEELSLRKAHANDSEFVFTVKKAAFREYVEQAWGWDDGYQQELHNRRFAAQDVCIIQFREVDVGFLAISNTLDMFKVNQVYILPEYQGRGIGSACMTRIIDNANLEQKPVVLQVLKVNTRGITFYQRLGFTIVGESTTHFQMEKLPE, encoded by the coding sequence GTGGAGGAGTTGAGTCTTCGCAAGGCACACGCAAACGACAGTGAATTCGTTTTTACCGTAAAGAAGGCGGCATTCCGTGAGTATGTAGAACAGGCCTGGGGTTGGGACGATGGTTATCAGCAGGAACTGCATAATAGGCGGTTCGCTGCGCAGGATGTTTGTATTATCCAGTTTCGTGAGGTGGATGTCGGTTTTTTGGCAATATCTAATACTTTGGATATGTTTAAGGTTAATCAAGTCTATATCCTTCCTGAATACCAAGGCAGAGGCATCGGTTCCGCGTGCATGACACGTATTATTGATAATGCCAATCTTGAACAAAAACCTGTGGTGCTTCAGGTCCTAAAGGTCAATACCCGCGGTATCACCTTCTATCAGCGACTCGGATTCACAATCGTTGGTGAAAGTACGACACACTTTCAGATGGAAAAGTTGCCTGAATAG
- a CDS encoding YdcF family protein → MAQFPHNYENDLKNRSIPREVAVKDLSSEEIEGITQTVFVASESQPADLLFIFGTSTIDGEVLESVARDCQQEHFPKVIVTGLSGRLYSETGKPVAHIMRDELITRGVPSDVILVQDRSTNTLEDVAFSLDVLEQHSISPESIAFLCKAHHSGRCLRTLRKFFPSQTLSPVIYVAEYEGVKVSTADWYQHEVSRGRVYGEYLRIIEYTRRGDIAHL, encoded by the coding sequence ATGGCGCAATTCCCCCACAACTATGAAAATGATCTCAAAAATCGCTCCATTCCGAGAGAAGTCGCGGTGAAAGATTTGTCGTCAGAGGAAATTGAGGGTATCACACAAACTGTATTTGTTGCGTCCGAATCCCAACCAGCCGATCTCCTTTTTATCTTTGGGACTTCCACAATTGATGGTGAGGTTTTGGAATCTGTGGCGCGCGATTGTCAGCAGGAGCATTTTCCTAAAGTCATAGTCACCGGTTTGAGTGGGCGGCTCTATTCCGAAACAGGCAAACCTGTAGCACACATAATGCGCGATGAACTCATAACAAGAGGGGTCCCATCAGACGTAATCCTTGTTCAGGACAGGTCAACAAACACACTTGAGGATGTTGCCTTCAGTCTTGATGTATTGGAACAGCATAGCATTTCTCCTGAGAGTATCGCATTTCTGTGCAAGGCGCACCACAGCGGTCGCTGCCTGCGAACCTTGAGAAAATTCTTCCCTTCTCAAACGCTTTCACCTGTTATTTATGTTGCTGAATATGAAGGTGTCAAAGTATCCACAGCGGATTGGTATCAGCACGAAGTATCAAGAGGTCGCGTGTATGGTGAGTACCTACGCATCATAGAATATACAAGGAGGGGCGACATCGCGCATCTTTAA
- a CDS encoding adenosine deaminase: MSIDFVEALSTNNLTAIKAAPKTDVHCHAFFSARRGNVEHWLGHPLAKPPSKMKGVEGMMEYADAVLAPHIKHREGFEFVAVSAIDDAIQDGVVMLEMSFDIRLADFYPNGITELCASIEALVERYKAQVDLRPELGFSRGNADDPKLMALAHEAVELGFFQSIDLYSRQEVCPPEVMKPLFTRARAAGMKLKAHVGEFEDAAEIRRTVEVLDLDEVQHGIAAAESVEIMRWLSENQIQLNVCPTSNVMLDGVSDLASHPIRILFDNGVPVTINTDDLMIFDQSVSEEYRNLYQAGVFSAEELNDIRRASLTGLG, from the coding sequence ATGTCTATTGATTTTGTTGAAGCACTCTCCACGAATAATCTAACCGCTATAAAGGCAGCCCCTAAAACCGATGTTCACTGCCATGCGTTCTTCAGCGCACGACGAGGGAATGTCGAGCATTGGCTGGGACACCCCTTAGCCAAACCACCTTCCAAAATGAAAGGCGTTGAGGGGATGATGGAATACGCCGACGCGGTCTTGGCACCTCACATAAAACACCGTGAAGGTTTCGAGTTCGTCGCGGTGTCAGCGATAGACGATGCAATTCAAGATGGCGTTGTTATGCTTGAAATGAGTTTCGACATCCGACTCGCGGACTTCTATCCGAATGGGATAACGGAGCTTTGCGCGTCTATTGAAGCATTAGTTGAGCGGTATAAAGCACAGGTGGATCTGCGTCCAGAGTTGGGCTTTTCTCGTGGAAATGCTGACGACCCAAAGCTAATGGCGTTAGCACACGAAGCGGTGGAATTAGGTTTTTTTCAGTCGATTGATTTATATAGCCGTCAAGAAGTGTGTCCACCAGAGGTTATGAAGCCGTTATTTACAAGAGCACGCGCCGCAGGAATGAAACTGAAAGCGCACGTTGGAGAATTTGAAGACGCGGCGGAAATCCGACGAACAGTCGAAGTCCTTGACTTGGATGAGGTTCAGCACGGTATTGCTGCCGCGGAATCGGTTGAAATCATGCGATGGCTTTCCGAGAATCAGATCCAATTGAATGTATGTCCAACAAGCAACGTGATGTTGGATGGCGTGTCTGATCTCGCCTCACATCCCATCCGCATCTTATTCGACAACGGCGTGCCAGTGACGATTAACACAGACGATCTAATGATATTTGATCAGAGCGTCTCCGAAGAATATCGGAACCTCTACCAAGCGGGTGTTTTTAGTGCTGAAGAGTTAAATGATATTCGACGCGCGTCCCTCACTGGTCTCGGTTAA
- a CDS encoding PQQ-binding-like beta-propeller repeat protein, which yields MAQTQKPIRWWPLSVILSLAVLGIIVIWIVEAGHRQDKVFWIIMVVILTTFLGVLWLLGFSRLRWRLKLITLAIVALCVFLSTTLFQFKGFSGDLIPIFEWRWQENPTTFRQDPDSTSNTEMSAMDYPQFLGQHRNGVVSGIQLNLDWDTHPPKLVWRQPVGAGWSGFAVVGNSAITQEQEDDWEKVVCYELHTGTIKWSHQDRARYNAPPAGLGPRATPTISENRVYTVGSTGILNCLDFETGDQLWTTNIFEENKAEPPPWGVSISPLVFNELVIVSAGGAVAYHKETGEMVWTGYRTQSGYSSPLVTTLLDTEQIVLFNQGLITAHEPLTGELLWKQPWVKSYAECVAQPVPISDDTLLVSTGYGAGAKLYQLSRNPTGEFDVSIIWETINLKAKFTNIIYYEGYLYGLDDGIFACINPADGTRQWKRGRYGHGQTLLISDALLVLTESGDVVLVEANPKHHIEHARFAVLTGKTWNTPALAGRYLLVRNDREAACYELPVIHTN from the coding sequence GTGGCGCAGACGCAAAAACCGATTCGCTGGTGGCCTCTTTCTGTTATCCTTAGCCTTGCTGTTTTAGGCATCATAGTCATCTGGATAGTAGAAGCCGGTCATCGCCAAGACAAGGTCTTTTGGATAATCATGGTTGTTATCCTTACAACCTTCCTTGGAGTCTTGTGGCTATTAGGTTTTTCTCGTTTGCGTTGGCGGCTTAAGTTAATTACCCTTGCCATAGTTGCCTTGTGTGTCTTTCTCAGCACTACTCTATTCCAATTCAAAGGATTCAGCGGCGATCTTATCCCTATATTTGAATGGCGATGGCAGGAGAACCCCACGACTTTTCGTCAGGATCCAGACAGCACATCCAATACCGAAATGTCCGCGATGGACTACCCGCAATTCCTCGGGCAGCATCGGAATGGTGTTGTGTCAGGTATCCAGTTAAATCTTGATTGGGACACGCATCCACCAAAACTTGTTTGGCGACAACCGGTTGGTGCAGGCTGGTCAGGCTTTGCAGTCGTTGGCAATTCAGCAATTACACAAGAACAGGAAGACGACTGGGAAAAAGTGGTCTGTTATGAATTACACACCGGCACCATAAAATGGAGTCATCAAGACCGGGCGCGCTACAATGCTCCTCCTGCAGGACTCGGACCACGAGCGACACCAACTATCTCAGAAAATCGAGTTTATACTGTCGGTTCGACAGGAATCCTTAACTGTCTGGACTTTGAAACTGGTGACCAGCTCTGGACAACAAATATCTTTGAAGAGAACAAAGCGGAACCACCGCCTTGGGGTGTCAGCATTTCGCCGCTCGTTTTCAATGAGCTTGTTATCGTCAGTGCCGGTGGTGCAGTCGCATATCACAAAGAGACAGGCGAAATGGTATGGACAGGTTACCGAACACAAAGCGGTTATAGTTCACCACTCGTGACAACGCTATTAGACACCGAACAAATTGTGCTTTTCAACCAAGGTTTAATTACCGCCCATGAACCACTCACTGGCGAACTTTTGTGGAAACAGCCGTGGGTCAAGTCTTATGCGGAATGTGTCGCACAGCCAGTCCCGATTTCTGATGATACGCTTCTTGTCTCAACCGGTTATGGTGCCGGTGCTAAGCTTTATCAGCTCTCGCGTAACCCCACCGGTGAATTTGACGTTTCCATTATATGGGAAACGATAAATCTTAAAGCAAAATTCACCAATATTATTTATTACGAAGGCTATCTGTACGGGCTTGACGACGGTATCTTCGCTTGCATAAATCCAGCCGATGGCACACGTCAATGGAAACGCGGTAGATATGGACATGGACAGACCCTCTTAATTTCGGATGCTCTGCTGGTACTCACCGAATCAGGCGATGTTGTGCTTGTCGAAGCTAACCCAAAACACCATATTGAGCATGCGCGTTTTGCGGTATTAACAGGTAAGACATGGAACACTCCAGCACTTGCGGGTCGTTACCTTCTTGTACGGAATGATCGCGAGGCAGCGTGCTATGAATTACCAGTGATACACACGAACTAA
- a CDS encoding GNAT family N-acetyltransferase translates to MSNTQKWQIRQALPSEVEHLSGLAFRSKSYWGYSDQFMKACLEELTVDECHIENNPTFVIEAVGNAVGFYSLERISAAEVELSFLFVDPAFIGKGYGRKLITHAQEQARHLGYNKMIIQGDPNAERFYRSAGGLLVSTRKSASIPNRELPIFCINLRESDENPIG, encoded by the coding sequence GTGTCTAACACACAGAAATGGCAAATTCGACAAGCTTTACCCAGTGAAGTTGAACACTTGAGCGGACTTGCCTTCCGATCTAAGTCATATTGGGGCTATTCCGATCAATTTATGAAAGCATGCCTTGAAGAACTTACGGTTGACGAGTGTCATATTGAGAACAACCCTACTTTTGTGATTGAAGCTGTAGGAAACGCAGTAGGGTTCTATTCCTTAGAACGCATCTCTGCTGCCGAAGTAGAGTTGAGTTTCCTATTTGTTGACCCTGCCTTTATTGGAAAAGGTTACGGTCGAAAGTTAATAACGCATGCACAAGAACAAGCGCGGCACCTCGGATATAATAAAATGATTATTCAAGGAGATCCGAACGCTGAACGATTTTATCGCTCAGCGGGCGGCTTGCTGGTCAGCACAAGGAAGTCAGCAAGTATTCCCAACCGTGAACTACCTATATTCTGTATCAATCTGAGAGAATCAGACGAAAATCCCATTGGATAG
- a CDS encoding Gfo/Idh/MocA family oxidoreductase — MKTYRAAVIGCSRMGAFIDNEVPDYEAIKLPYSHAAGFFAEERTDLVACADLRPEVMEHFGNRYNVPKANQYTDYRDMLEKEQPDIVSVATQPEHRAEIVVYAAEHGVKAIYAEKAMAASMDEAAAMVSAVEGNNVAFNLGTNRRWHTGFDKMKEIIDSGEIGKLRTLIIYSNATLFNSASHHLDLILRLNSDAAASWVTGYLPQGDSVFDGNEMRVDPSGGGTIQFENGVTAHALLTPRGSEWEAICDGGTVTCWNNGWQWHLRKRQDVPGWRTCQVPETFPEFERTSSTANLVKDLVHSLDTGEPTRGGVRCAYASTELIFGIIESHLHNGARIELPLKDSSVRLQRNPSARQPRVE; from the coding sequence ATGAAAACGTATCGTGCCGCTGTTATCGGTTGTAGCCGGATGGGTGCATTTATTGATAACGAAGTCCCCGACTATGAAGCGATTAAGTTGCCTTATTCCCATGCTGCAGGCTTTTTTGCTGAAGAACGAACTGACCTTGTTGCGTGTGCTGATCTTCGTCCAGAAGTCATGGAACATTTTGGGAACCGATATAATGTCCCAAAAGCGAACCAATACACCGATTATCGTGACATGCTTGAAAAAGAACAGCCGGATATCGTCAGTGTTGCCACACAACCGGAGCATCGCGCAGAAATTGTTGTTTACGCAGCGGAGCACGGTGTGAAAGCCATTTACGCGGAAAAGGCGATGGCGGCTTCTATGGACGAAGCAGCAGCAATGGTATCTGCGGTTGAAGGAAACAATGTCGCCTTCAACCTTGGCACAAACCGTCGGTGGCATACAGGTTTTGATAAGATGAAGGAGATTATCGACAGTGGTGAAATTGGTAAACTCCGAACCCTAATTATCTATTCAAACGCTACACTTTTCAACTCAGCCAGCCATCATCTTGACCTAATTTTACGTCTGAATAGCGATGCGGCTGCGAGTTGGGTTACAGGTTATCTTCCACAAGGCGATTCAGTTTTTGATGGAAATGAGATGCGCGTTGATCCGTCTGGTGGCGGAACAATTCAGTTTGAGAATGGTGTGACGGCACATGCCTTGCTAACACCACGGGGTAGTGAATGGGAAGCAATTTGTGATGGGGGAACCGTTACATGTTGGAACAACGGTTGGCAGTGGCATCTCCGTAAACGGCAAGATGTCCCCGGGTGGCGGACGTGTCAGGTCCCTGAAACCTTTCCTGAATTTGAACGGACCAGTAGCACAGCAAACTTGGTTAAAGACCTTGTTCACTCATTAGACACAGGGGAACCGACCCGCGGTGGTGTCCGGTGTGCTTATGCCAGCACTGAACTGATTTTTGGCATCATTGAATCACATCTACACAACGGCGCGCGGATTGAACTGCCGTTGAAAGACTCAAGCGTCCGTTTACAAAGAAATCCATCTGCAAGACAACCACGAGTCGAGTAA
- the rsgA gene encoding ribosome small subunit-dependent GTPase A produces MAMSVYAGTTLIEAQKIVEGDYAAFDWRERVAYRKVYLGMNPAIRDAENALDNDTDKPVVVALLLKSEKMLVKNRVKHLSAIKTARIIPDEELLKRTGYLFDNEKLVGLPEGVVMRASNGVYLVQCDVNQYQCSLRGKRDAFSRNQQVYVGDRVKIQVVDERHGVIAAVMRRKRQYKRKGTQSKGVILIPNLDGLVIVSSVKEPPIWQRMLDKFLVIAEASRIEPLVCFNKIDMLENRSEVDAMVTLYEKIGYPAILTSATTGEGIEDLKAWMKGRTSALSGLSGVGKSSLLNAIQPGLKLKTNAVNPKRGGRHTTAATQLYKLDLGGFIADTPGLRELHFYDIEPRLMDRYFPEMNSLREHCKKGSCTHTYEEGCAVEMALKRGNISKFRYQSYCEFQKSNDYSKTRK; encoded by the coding sequence ATGGCAATGTCTGTTTATGCTGGCACAACTTTAATAGAAGCACAAAAAATTGTTGAAGGTGATTACGCAGCTTTTGATTGGCGGGAGCGTGTCGCCTATCGCAAGGTGTATCTTGGCATGAACCCAGCCATTCGGGATGCCGAAAATGCGCTTGACAACGACACGGACAAACCTGTCGTTGTCGCACTGCTACTCAAATCGGAGAAGATGCTTGTCAAAAATAGGGTCAAGCATCTCAGTGCCATCAAAACCGCACGAATTATACCGGACGAGGAACTTCTCAAACGGACAGGCTATCTCTTTGATAACGAAAAATTGGTTGGGCTTCCCGAAGGGGTTGTGATGCGTGCGAGCAATGGTGTTTACCTTGTGCAGTGCGATGTGAATCAATATCAATGTTCGCTACGCGGAAAACGAGATGCGTTTAGCAGAAATCAGCAGGTCTATGTCGGGGATCGCGTCAAAATTCAAGTGGTTGATGAAAGGCATGGGGTCATTGCAGCCGTTATGCGTCGCAAGCGTCAATACAAACGCAAGGGAACACAATCTAAAGGGGTTATTCTCATTCCGAATCTTGATGGACTTGTCATTGTTTCTTCCGTAAAAGAGCCACCCATCTGGCAGCGAATGCTGGATAAATTCCTTGTTATCGCCGAAGCATCAAGGATTGAGCCACTTGTCTGTTTTAATAAAATTGATATGCTTGAAAACCGTTCAGAAGTAGACGCGATGGTCACACTTTACGAGAAAATCGGTTATCCGGCAATCCTCACAAGTGCAACAACCGGTGAAGGAATCGAGGATTTGAAAGCGTGGATGAAGGGGAGGACTTCTGCACTCTCTGGGTTGTCAGGCGTTGGAAAATCCTCGCTCTTGAATGCCATACAGCCCGGTTTGAAATTGAAGACGAACGCAGTGAATCCGAAACGAGGCGGAAGGCACACGACCGCTGCAACCCAACTTTACAAATTGGATTTGGGTGGTTTTATCGCCGATACGCCGGGGCTTCGCGAGTTGCACTTTTACGACATCGAGCCTCGCTTAATGGACCGCTATTTTCCAGAGATGAATTCGCTCCGAGAGCATTGTAAAAAAGGTTCCTGCACGCATACTTATGAGGAAGGTTGTGCGGTGGAGATGGCGTTGAAGAGAGGGAACATCTCGAAGTTTCGGTATCAGAGTTACTGTGAATTTCAAAAATCGAACGATTATAGTAAAACCCGAAAGTAA